Proteins from a genomic interval of Quercus lobata isolate SW786 chromosome 11, ValleyOak3.0 Primary Assembly, whole genome shotgun sequence:
- the LOC115966663 gene encoding basic form of pathogenesis-related protein 1-like, whose amino-acid sequence MGLYNLALVLALVCLLGLTLVHLSHAQSSIQDYLSSQNAARAQVGDPPLTWDNKVAAYAQNYANQRIGDCKLVHSGGPYGENISWGSGDLSIEDGVNLWVAEKPHYDYNSNSCIGGECGHYTQVVWAKSLRLGCAKVRCTNGGTFITCNYDPPGNFIGDRPYIKHPPSPSMT is encoded by the coding sequence ATGGGGTTGTATAATTTAGCACTAGTACTAGCTCTTGTATGTCTCTTGGGCTTAACCCTAGTACATCTCTCCCATGCCCAAAGCTCTATACAAGACTACCTCAGTTCCCAGAATGCAGCTCGTGCACAGGTGGGAGATCCACCTCTGACTTGGGATAACAAAGTAGCAGCATATGCACAAAACTATGCTAATCAGCGTATTGGCGATTGCAAGCTTGTGCACTCCGGTGGACCATATGGTGAAAACATTTCATGGGGCAGCGGTGACCTATCAATCGAAGATGGTGTGAATCTGTGGGTGGCTGAGAAGCCCCACTATGACTACAACTCTAATTCTTGTATTGGTGGGGAGTGCGGCCACTATACTCAGGTGGTTTGGGCCAAATCACTTCGTCTAGGATGTGCTAAAGTGCGTTGCACCAATGGAGGGACATTCATTACTTGCAACTATGATCCTCCTGGGAACTTCATTGGTGACCGGCCTTACATTAAGCATCCCCCTTCTCCATCTATGACCTAA
- the LOC115967456 gene encoding protein FAR1-RELATED SEQUENCE 5-like translates to MPFGIFVGINNHGKTILFGCALLRNETTSAFQWLMKVDLAIEDIEQTQSHDTMLEKYIGSSLRTLSPIEEQAHSVLTPYAFKIFQEEFGRATQYSVLQENGIEFVLQYYEEKTSQKHLVLWDGEMTSCSCKNFEFWGILCRHTLSVFIHKDCYQIPSLYLPPRWCRETSLGGKELIVLSDENLVDKENMVDANANDAIDGDCFVHCPPLSKTKGRPKQKRMKGGKELGKQKRTCGFCKHVGHNISTCLEKEKEKENSTSSNGAKKMKNCTSIDMGLNPIFYLKC, encoded by the exons ATGccttttggtatttttgttggTATCAACAATCATGGAAAGACAATTCTCTTTGGTTGTGCACTTCTTCGAAATGAAACAACTAGTGCATTTCAATGGTTAATGAAG gttGACCTTGCCATTGAAGATATTGAGCAAACACAATCACATGATACAATGTTGGAGAAATATATAGGTTCTTCTTTAAGAACATTGTCACCAATAGAAGAACAAGCACATAGTGTGTTGACACCCTatgctttcaaaatttttcaagaggaATTTGGAAGAGCCACACAATATTCGGTGCTTCAAGAAAATGGTATTGAATTTGTGTTGCAATATTATGAAGAAAAAACTAGTCAAAAGCACTTGGTCTTATGGGATGGTGAGATGACTAGTTGTAGTTgcaagaattttgaattttggggtATACTTTGTCGTCACACACTTAGTGTATTCATTCACAAAGATTGTTACCAAATTCCATCTTTGTATCTTCCACCACGTTGGTGTCGCGAAACATCATTAGGTGGAAAAGAATTGATAGtgttgagtgatgaaaatttagTGGACAAGGAAAATATGGTTGATGCTAATGCTAATGATGCTATTGATGGAGATTGTTTTGTTCATTGTCCTCCGCTCTCAAAGACGAAAGGTCGCCCAAagcaaaaaagaatgaaaggtGGAAAAGAATTGGGAAAGCAAAAGAGAACTTGTGGGTTTTGTAAGCATGTTGGCCATAACATCTCTACATGtctggagaaggagaaggagaaggaaaacTCAACTTCCTCAAATGgtgcaaagaaaatgaaaaattgtacTTCAATAGATATGGGATTGAAcccaatattttatttgaaatgttAG